The following coding sequences lie in one Rutidosis leptorrhynchoides isolate AG116_Rl617_1_P2 chromosome 4, CSIRO_AGI_Rlap_v1, whole genome shotgun sequence genomic window:
- the LOC139843099 gene encoding uncharacterized protein, protein MKFSKLDRFLVSDDILKIWPNISSKTLDRDLSDHCPILLRNTYFNSGPKPIRVFNTWLDLKDADSIITRAWSLPINGTRPNCIFRNKLKNVKSELKKHSAQLDNLDSQILDHLNNINKWEALAESRPLSESEKNKWLEDKFSHLEKEKKKTNMLKQKSRIKWALEGDENSKYFHNFIKKRNSKNNLHGLSINGTWIEDPNIIKHETYLH, encoded by the coding sequence ATGAAATTCAGTAAACTAGATAGATTCCTCGTATCTGATGACATTTTAAAAATATGGCCAAACATTTCATCTAAAACCCTCGATCGTGATCTCTCCGACCACTGCCCCATACTCCTTAGGAACACATACTTCAACTCCGGTCCCAAACCTATCCGTGTCTTTAACACTTGGCTTGATCTTAAAGACGCTGACTCGATCATCACTCGAGCCTGGTCATTACCTATAAATGGAACCCGTCCTAACTGTATCTTCCGTAATAAGCTTAAAAACGTCAAATCTGAACTTAAGAAACATAGTGCTCAACTCGATAACCTTGATTCTCAAATTCTAGATCATTTAAATAATATTAACAAATGGGAAGCCCTAGCTGAATCTAGACCTCTATCCGAATCCGAGAAAAACAAATGGCTTGAAGATAAATTCTCACAtctcgaaaaagaaaaaaagaaaacaaacatGTTAAAACAAAAGTCAAGAATTAAATGGGCCCTCGAAGGAGACGAAAACTcgaaatattttcataactttatTAAAAAACGCAACAGCAAAAACAATCTTCATGGTTTATCGATTAACGGAACTTGGATTGAAGATCCAAACATCATTAAACACGAAACCTATCTTCATTAA